The genomic segment TTACCACTAAATTCCCAAGAAACATTATAGAATTCATTTTCTTTTACCTTGTACACCATATACATGTACGCGTACTGttttatgaagaagaagaaactcACCAGGAGTCATTGGACGGCTGATGAATCTCAACTCTTTTACCAGCAGCATCTTTTCCCAATTTCTGCAATACCCAGTTTGCATCAGTGAACTCCTTCATAGTGTTGTCTTCATGCCATTGTGACGTATCTTCGTCACCTGGTACTGGTCTACGCCGTTTTGACCTTTGACCACGCCTATAAGTTATCTCTTCCTTTCCAGGAAGAGGCAAAGGAGAGGGAGTTCTGATTACCATCTGTCCCACATGGACTCTCCAATCGGATCTCTCTTTTCGGCTTAATCCCTGATTCAAATTATCGGGAACATTTTGATTTCCTTTGTTTGAATTGTTCGGAATTTTAAACTTCAAAAAAGGCTTGTGATCATTCGCTGATGCCTCTGAATTTGATGGAATGCTACTATTGCCATCGTCCAAGTCCCCAGAAACAGTAGGCCTATCCTCTGCGTACTTCATTGAAGAATATTTGTTCCTCTGGCTAACTAGGACATCAGAACCACTCCTTGTAGATGCACCATCTTCAGTGCTTCTTTTTCCCACTACTGAATGTGCATTCTTTAGAGAAACAGGTTCATCCTCATGACTGAATTTGCCTCCAGCAAGTTTAGAGCTAACGTCGGAAGCTTTTGAATTGGTATTCTTGATCTTAATCAAGTTACCCTCTTTTTCTCGTAACTTGGAACCTTTCATTTGATCAGTGTGGCTAATATGTCCTGCATCTCACAAGACATAAATGttaatttgcaaaaaaaaaatgtagacACAGTACTGCAAGATAAAAAGGATGAGAATAAATGAAGAAAGTGTAGAGGACAACATTTCTTAAACTAAAGAGTAGCACCTTTTTTATCCCCGGATTCAACTGCATTATCAGGACTGTTAATGTACTCATGATGTTTCTGTTGAATAATATCCTCAGTGCCCACTGTATTTATGAGAAACATGGCTTAATAAATGAATGATCATAAAGTAAAAATCAATAGGCTACAGACTAGCTAAATGGTTTATCCATTTGTGTATGGTTAATTCTCTCCCTGTAATATCCTATTTTCTCAAACTATTAATGTTTATTTCCAAATGCCATTAACCAGAATAAAACTTCTCATCGGATTTTCAAACATATTTCAATAGTTTATCCGTGTCAAGTAATTGGAATATCTATGAACCAATGGGTTTCAACATGTCAAATCCAAGACCAAGATTCTGTCTCCTGAATGTTGCACTGGAACAACTCTTTCACAGCAATATATAGAGGAATTTCCCATTCGTAAATCCACAATACTAAAGGTGGCAATACTTGGGCAATGAAAATACAGATTGCTCGCTAATATCCCCAATTTCCCTGCCATGTCCTCTCGAATGGCATGGTTATGGCAAACAAGTCAGCAAGATATAACACAAAGCTGAAGAGCAAATTATGCAAGGGCCTATATAGGCCAATGCCATTTGATAGGGAAGCATCAATGTGATACCATCAAAGCTAAATATAGTGATTCGATGTACTCCTGTTATGAGAATAGCAACAATACACACTTCGAAAAAGTCCAAGTAAACTCCATATTTATTATCACTCTTAGCGATCATTTGTCCTATTAGAATTGTTaggtttttaaatgtttatagcaTTTATCTTGTTTGGAGAAAAGTCCATGCGTACTAAAAATATATTGTAACTTCAAATTTCAAGTCTTTCTATAAGTCAGTTTCTCCATTATGAGTTTCCCACCATTATCAAGCCCAATTCATTATACATGACAAATTGACAACTGTGAGATAAAACTCATATTTCAATTAAGTGGATATCATATGCTGTTTAATTTCAATCATCAGCAGGGTTCTTTTCCGATAATTTCAGATCCCCAGAATTTTGactgaaattttgatttcatgTAATACTGTTTAATTACATTAATCCAAAGCAGAAATTGGACTTCTAAAACAAGTATTCGTTAGCTACATATTCTTACACACAGTAAAATTCCAATACCCAAAAACAATCAGTAAATACTCCACATAATTTCTATAGAATTCGCTTTCCTGCACTACCAAAGCTTGATCCCTAATATGTTAAATTCCACAGAAATTGTATGTGCATGCAAAGTTTAACAATTCAAATTGAAAGAAAAGCAAAATAAACAAACAAATATCTCATAGGACATACCGTATGGTGAAGTCAAAACCTCTTCCTTCTTAACATTTGAAACCTCCGATCCCGGAGGACTAGATGTATTTCTACTTCGTCCACCCAAATGTATAACAAGTTTGGGTCCTTGTGCAGTCTTACTCACATTACTATTGTTTCCAATTCCTTCCCTATCTCCGTGAGATTGGTTactctttatttttattgttctcAAAGCCTTCTTTCTGTTGGCTTCTGTAACCTCATCAATGTATTTGTGATTAGGCACTGCTGCTTCGTTAACTGAACATATGCCTGCTGCCTTATCTCCAGCAGCCGGTTCACCAGAAAATTGCATTTCTTCATTGTAGTTATCACCAGTTCTGCGTCCAAACAATTGACCATCCTGATGTCTCTCAAACCTCTGGGATGCATCAGTTCCAATAACGAAGAATGTTTCATTCCCCTCTTTCTTGCCATACTtcttatttgaaattttttttccatgtTCTTTTTTCTTTCTTGGCGAACTATCACCTATCCCTTTAAGAGAAAACTTCAATGAACGgcaattttcatttttcaacaCCACAGATCCACTGTCTTCATCATCTGAAAAGGGTGAAATGTCAAATATTTCTTCCTGAGTTGGCAACCCAGCATCAGCCCTCGAGCTTGCTATCATATTCTTATCAGCTTCATCTCTTCGTCTCCAGAGCTCCTGAACAGCCTCCTCGAGATTCCTAATCTGGTAAGAGGAGAGACATTGAGGAAAACATCAGTAAAAGAGGGAGCATTTACATGTTGCGCATATATTGAAACCAATTATGCAAGAAAGCCCACCTGGGAGCATTCTCCACGACATGTAGGGCACACATATTGGAGATGTCCGTCAACCTGAAATTGCATGTACTTTGCATCGCTGGATGGAATAGCAGCAAACAAAAAGttaaaacaataaatcaaaagataactaatctaatcaaAAGAGCAACCTATGATACAAAAATAGTCGGGTTCCATGTAGAACCAAAAACTTAAAGACcagtaaaattaaaaataatcatccCTAGAAAAGCCATGGCCAATATCACAAGAGAAGTCATCCATTATTGTATTTGGAGACTTGTAAATAACTACAAAAAGCCATGAAAGAGAACATGTCTAGGGTGATATAAGTGCACAACTTCGATCACACATTCCAGCCAAAATCAAAGCTTGGAGTGTGAATAGAATGCCTAACAGAGACAGAGACGCAGGTCAAAGTAGGCTGAATGGTGGAACTAACTTGTTACTGCCAGGGACAAAAGGAAAGTGGAAAGTGCTCTGTCTCTTTTTTTAGGGGAAAGGGGGAAGAAATGAACAGAGAATTACAGTGCTCGCAAGGACTTTATTTCTTCTCATCTTTTTTCACAGTTTTCACAGTTCAGTAGAAAAGTTTGTAGAATTACTGAGAATTATGAATAGTGAAAACTTAAGTTGTGTACGGGTGAGATATTATTTGGAGATGTGATACATCAGCCTGCTGAAATTACTTATTTTACATTTACATACATACATTTGCAGTGTGTAAATAAGATAAGGTTGCGAAAAAATATGGAGGAAATCATCATGGGATTAACTTGATGAACAAAAACTAGAGAACCAACCTGATCCCATCACAGGGGCAGTGAACCCAGCGTTGACAGATATCACAGCAAACCATAGGTGTCGACTCAGAATCCCTATAAACCTTCAGTTTTTACAACAAACAAGTTATCAACCTTTTTAGCTTCAAATCAAGTTTAAAATATCACCATGCTAGGCATGGATGTAACCTTTCGCACGTACAATTTGACTAACAGAGTGAGCACATCAAATCAAAACAAATGGTTGGGGCACTAAGTCGTACCTTCAAACAAACAGGGCAATAATTACCCTTCACAAACAATCTTCCACAAGCATCACAACAAGTATACCCTAGGAACCACCTGCAATAACTCAGTCTTATGATTGTGAGATAGTCGGATTTCATTATCGTAAAAACAAATCTGCCCAGAAAAAGGGTTTACCCCACCCCACCCTCAAAAGTATTCATAAAGCATAAAGAAAATTGCCTTCCAGTCCTCCATAAGACTATCACAACAACAGCTGCCGCATGCAATGCACACACTTATTATGTCCATTTCTCTAGATTaaatattacataaaaaaattctcaattcatagAAACAAAGGTAAATCATgtatataaacaacaaaatcaactCCAGCGAATGTTCAAGATTTACCATCATTACGGAAAACCCCAATTAACCAAATAATAGACAAGCCACACCCACGGAAGTGGGCAAAATGGATTTAGATATTACAAATGAGATATCATCAGTCTTAGAAAATGGAAAGAGAGAGAATATATATAACTAGATCCAGCCAAAAGTAATCCAGAAAGTTCTTATACATAGTATCTCCACCAAAGCAGACAGAAAGTATTCAAgtgtacttttttaaaaaaaaaaataaagtattCAAGTGCTCTACTTGATAAACTATAAAGTCCTGTCGATAGTTGACCAAAAAGTTAACAAAATACTTATTTAATCAGCTGTCCCAAAGACAAGTTCCATTTAACTTCAAGAATTAAAAATCTAaacaaatattataattatgtcGTATAAGCGAATTCAACATTATTCTTCACAAACCTATCTTTCTTCCTCAATTAAATGAGTTTGGAGACCAGGAAGAGCAAAACATTTAGAAAGAGATAGAAGGTTTTCTAATTAACACACACCCTATTCACCCTCTGTAACTACTTTCATAAGTTAAATCATGATGCGAGGCACAAATATTCATCATCTCTGTCAAGCACGTGCCTTGGTGCACTTTAAAGGCCTAAGGTGCATTTTAGAGGCACACACTTCACAGAATGGATAGTCAATTCAGGGTAAAATGCGACATAATAGCCCTTCATATTGTCTTGAATACTAATTGAACATAGTTTTGTTATTGTTCAATAATTTGCAATTACACACGTCTAGATATTATAATATTGTGCTTGAATATGTCGCAAACCAATAAGGCATGAGCCTTACTTAAATATGACATGCGCCTCGGTTTATGCTTCGGGCCTAGGTTACAAAGCATATGTGCCTGAGTGCACAAAAACTGTAAGTGAAACAAAACACCAACTTTATTGGCAACAACGATATGAGAACCCAAGTTTGAGCATTATAATAACCTAAAATTGAAGAACATTAGGAACTTGCAGCCTTCTCCGATACTCATTGTAATCAACACcctcaacttatcaaatttatacagttaaaaataataaaataaagcaaGGGAGATCATGCTAAAAAGGAACATACCGCTCGGTTCAAATTCAAATACCACAACTCGCTTTTCAAGAAAACCAATACGTAATTCATGAAGAGttccaaaatttgaaaaaaaataaattgtaatgtTTTTCATTATCctagaaaataatattttttgttatatcCATAAACGATCAAGAAGCATATTGTTTTTTATATCCATAAACGATTCAGaagcatattttttttatatccatAAACAATTAAGATGCAAAACTAATCCTGGAAAAACCACGACTGCGAAATGTATATAATGTTAATTTGTTTAAGATGGCAACTCCACTCTAGAAACACAAAAACCTTCCTTGCACAGATGCCAACTCAGAGaaacaattttcaaaattccaGATTACAAAATGAGTTGATTGTCCATTATACAAAGTCTGGTACTTGACAGGATAGCTTGGAGAACCAAATAAAGACAGCAAAAGCTCCTAGGATATGAAAGACAAGGAGAAACTCCAAAATATTGCCGAAAACTTATACCTTACACTTAGCCCATTTCCTGGAACAGAAGAACCACAGCTATGACACTTTGTATGCTTTGGACACAAATAAGGCCCATGGCCAACATTCTGCATGCTCAAAAGGAAAATACATGAGACACTAAAAAATTGGACATGATTAAGAGGATACAGAATTCACAACCCACCTTATGGGGAGGTTGTTGACAGTAACAATGGTATGCGCCATCACACCTTTTacaaaacatgaatttatttggATCTCCAGTCCTTCGGCAAACCTAAGGAGGCCAATTATGAGAAGTGAAGACAATGTTTAAACCATGTTTCATCGACTTCGTTAAATAATCAGAAATCAAATCGAGATCCTAATGAGCCATCCATTAGCACACATGAAGGAGAAGAAGGAATAAAAACAGCACCCTCTCTCATTTATCAAAATTTCTTATCAATGCTTTAACCACAAAATAGGTGCATTTTTTTCATAGTTCAATTATTTAGTACCACAAAAAAATATGTCTAACTTATGGTTTCAAGGAAAATGATCCAGATATTAGTCTCATCGAGTAACTTTTCCTAGTTCCTCCTTGTATTATAATTGCAATCTCACGATATTAGCACATATAAGCTACTCATCGAGGAACCAAAACAATATATCTAAAGAAGCTATCTGCATGATATACTGAGTTATTGATTTCTGAAATAGAATTAAAATCTCCAAGAAAACAACTAATTGGCTCTACTCACTTTTAGCATTAAGTTCCCTTGAATATTATCATCAGCATAGTAGAATGCTTTCCCGTATTGATATTTGATAAAGAACAAGTCTTAGTTATTAATTTTAGAAGTGTGATTCTATAGCAAAGAAAAGATATTTACCTCACATATCCGGCACGAGGGGCAACTCCAGGAACTCCAGTGAAAAAGATCTGTAATCAAAACTTTAATGCAAAGTATACAAACGCATGTTTAGTAACTTTTTCGCAGCTACAAATGGTACCTCTATTTTGAGACCAAGATTTTATGCAGCTCCTGTGATACTTCTTGCCACAAGTTTTGCAAGACAGCATCTTTCTTGCCCTTTCACCTCCTTCATTTTCCCCATTAAAGCATAGCCGGCACATAACTTTGACATTCGATTGACCTTGCTCTTCTCCAGAGGCATGTTTCATAGACGTCTGTTAAACAATAAGTCCACAAGCATCTCAACGGAACTTCTACCTTCGTGAATCAACATAATAAGTGCGTTCACAGAAAATCTTTACATAAATACCAAAAGGCATGTAATTTGATGAAGCAAGATGAAAAAGAAACAGACAATTATCAACTACTTTGCCAACTTTATAACATGATTAAGGATTCATGCTTCAGTATAGTgcataaataataatttcaaatcaaaGAGGAGCAAACAAACACATAATTCAGGAGCAGCTCTGCAAAAATACAAAGGAATGCAACCATATGAGAATAAAGACATTAACCGATTTTTTTATTAGCCACACTCGTTAAATTTGTGCAAGTACCAAGCAGGTTCTAATACATGGCAGGTCGAGATAATAACTCTGGCCAAGCCAATTCCCAAGACTGGAATCATACTGAGGAAAAAACAGATCGTTCATCACCATCGTTCTAAGGTGTGGTCAGCCTTCAGCCTGGATTTGGAATTCTACAGGGTAAGCAATTGAACAAGTGTATAGCCTTCTTGTAAAAAGTTTTCTTCAATAGGGGAAGGAATCTTAACCTCTGCCACGAAAACACGATCTTAAAGCTATAAGTTGTCTGCAACAGACACCCCCAAACAACTGACAAAAGGCAGTGTCTTCATCCAGGTAAAATCTCCAAAATAAGctcttaataaaaaatatactgATAGTCCATATGAGATAAGAATCATAAGATCAGTATGTAAACCGACAGCTAATGATAATGGTGACGGTAACTATTACCACAATAAAATAATGACTTCCTCAGCCATGTGCAATAAAACCAGAACTTTCACGTAAGAATTACTTGCAAGGTTAGAAAACATCTCCTTGGTCGCATTAACTTAAGCCCCAGCATTGAAAAATACAGACCACGATGCTTTACAGTATCCACAATAACTCCCATATaaagatttttaatataaaacataaacTTCATCCAAGTAACTACGGTATCCAAAAATTCAGGTGGCATAATGTGCatattgcgaacttgaaaatcCAATTCAAACTAAATTAACTGAAAAATCTAGCAATACAAACAAGTACTCATCACTCACCCCATAATTGAAACCAAAACTGCCTAAAGAGAGTAAACAATTTACACTCCACATATTCCATATAAATACACATTTTTTCAGGAAAAATACCCACAAGAATAATGTCGGTCttagtaaaaaaaatgaattgcATCACTTGAAAACCCTCACCATCAAATCACCAGACTCAAACCTCCTCGCATAATCCTCTGCCACCAATGACGCAGCAGTAGCTTGTTTCTGCAGCGCCACCCTCTTCACCTGCGCTGAAGCTGCAGCCACCTCCTCCCCGCTGTCTCCGCCTCCAACACCCATCGCAGCGGGAAGCTGCGGCGGCTGAGTCGCCGGAACGGAGGAACCAACCACCTTGGGCACCATAACCTGAATCGTCGCATCCTCCCTGGCCTTGATCAGCCACGGATCCTTCAAGAACTGCTCAACCCCAGCAACCTCCTGCAAAAACTCGATCTTGCCCTTCTCGCTCTGCAGCCTCCGCGGAAACCCCAGCGCACAGAAGCATATCTTCCGACTGCAAACACAGTATCATTCAAACTCAAAAACCCACATCACAAAAACCCAAAAAACACACACTTCAGAGAGTGTAAAACTATAATTAGTAGAAATAAATAGTGGGCTGAGCCATGTGATTAAGAGAATGGTACCATGTAATTGGGCAAGCAACATGAAATGCCataagaaaaatatgaaaatacggGGAAAATTAATTGACCGTGTAGCGTTTATTTGTGCggggagaaaaattaaattattttttttgaaaatttaattggaaattggAAATGAAATGGTGAAGGGAAAGAGGGAAGGGGCGAGGGACAAGAGATAAACGGAGATTTGAGAATTGCCTTGGAGGTCATTAATTATACTTCGGTCCCTCAAGTTTCAAGAAAATTTCTGATTTGACCTAATTTcctattaattatttattatgacAGACTCAGATCAGATCTAACATTTCTTCttgaaatttaatatattatcttcttaaattcttgaaatttaattttttttttaaaatcctaaatcataaaatatttgacCAAGGATTCATATTTGAGTTCTACTAAATGTTGGGCAAATCTTTTCCACAAtcagaattaaaaaaaaaactagtaaaaataaagtttgtggTAATATATATCCAAAGACCTctatcatatcttgaaaaaacaaaaacaaaaaattggaCCATGCATGATATTGGGAGGTGGCATGTGGGCCTCTATAGTTGCTCATGTAGCACAAACATTGTTTGCACAAATTTTGATGCTGTTGGTTTGTCGGATGTTGTAAACACCGATTtacgtaaaaatcataaaaatctgaATCTATGACTCAAGAgaaataaatactaaaattgaTCGTTTGTTATGATCTTCTAAACTTGGATGCacttaaaacaaataaaaaaagctataattgattaaatgaaTCATCAACATAATCTTGTATTTATAAACTTGTAAAAGTTTAtagaaacataaaaatatacaaATGAAGATGTTGAATTCTAGAACGAGAATATTCTTGAActaaaattatgaaattatgCGGAGAGTTTGCAAGAGTTGTGGGATATGAATTGTGTCATTTTCTACCGATTGATTTTCCTTGTCCGCTCAATTTCTGTTTCATTCAAACTGATGGGATTTTTCATGTGTAACCCTATTGactaaaaaaatattcttgACCTTGAGTTTTACAAATATTGggctaatttttattttttgatgcAAAAATATATCCACCACGGGCATTTGCCAAACATGCCATTTACATGTATGTAAGTTTATTTATCCAATTCATTTTTCACTTTCACCACCAAGTTGTGTTCAATAAGTTCTGTTGGGAAGAAaccaaaaaatcatattttactcTATCGCTTTTCTTTTTCATCTACATCGGATGTTCTCCTCCAAATGTTTTGTTTTTCATTTCAAATATCAGCTACGCTCCAATTGCTTCCAGTTCCTAAGAATCTGAGCTCTAAGTTTCCAAAGTCCCATCTAATTTTCATTTACTTTCCCATCACACATCTTCTTCACCATCAACCATCGCCCCGCCTATCGGGCCATCTCTCTTGCTAGCTAGCCGCCCACTCACGTGCTTCAGCTACTTGAACTCTCCCACCACCATCGTTATCTCCAGAAAACATCTTCTTGCTCAACCTGGTGTATGAACAAAACTTATCGATCTATGGTTTGCCTAGTGCACTCAGATTCGATtagagacaattctcttatcgGTTAGTTGTAGCCTACCGCAACTTCTGCATTTAGAGGCAAGCTTGTTgaactcgttttgaagcatttcaagatgttcctcaaatgcctctgcatttTTATGATGACATCGATTTCATCGTTGtacatctcttgttaaaaaatttgcaagaatattttcatgaaattttataatcacaatatcaaaaatataattttgacataacgCTTGCCATCTTGATGATCTAGCCTTCTCGGGTTATTCTATTCTATTTCTCAAGAAAGCTTTTACCTGCGTGTTATCAACttttaaagtaaatttctttgcaagtaaaaataatggccatttttcaaaaagccttttttactgcataaaatttttttccgtTGATATGACATCTTATAGCTTCTGCATCTGAGAAAAGTCCACTGCAATATCTACATGGATGTTCTCCTTCTGATGTGAGCTTGGTTTAAACTGCCGCCCACCAATGTGATCTGGCATATGTATATAATAtcagatcatcttcatcttgGGGAAAGTCATTTTCGaaagatttttacaaatttCCTTGAGTTGGCTAAGTATATGGGTGTATTCTTTCGTCCATATAAATTTCGCATCTTTTTCAGTAATGGACTGAACACATTTCTGTGTTTTGCTtggtttttaataaacatcccaagcaaaattaacaactcttagaaaactttgaagtcgtttattttcttttagctCGTTTAGAAAATTTTGCACATTTTCTACTATATGATTCCtgcaaaattatttcaaactcaGTCGATTTCTATTACAAGAAATTCAATTTTTCTTGtggcaatgactgctttcttttcagataaaacTAGTCATTCTTCCTTGCAAACTttagagaaaatctctaaatgcttgatatgttcttccatatttttagaCGCAATTAAAACGTCgtcaatatagacaaacataaattttaaataatatagattatccattttccgttgaaatatctgaggtgaattagccaatctcattggtaatacttcccaGATATAGTGTCCTTGTTGTGTGGAGAAAGTTGTGAATTTTTTGCTTTCTTCCTGCATTCGAATCTGATAAAAACCAaacttacaatcaaattagatatATCTTCGCGTTGTGTATGCAACTAATTAAATGTTCtctactaggtataaaatacccatcaaattccagaatcttattaatttcttgataattaataactagtCTGTGTTTGTTCCTTtttatttcaccatgatttcttacaaGAAATCATGGGCTGCTGTATGGTGAAATTCTTGCTTTGATCAAACCAAGGTCTAgatgttccttgattataatttgcatatccctttgatcaacTATGTTCATTGCTAGGGGTGAGCATTCGGTCGGTTCGATTACCGATCGAACCGAATTACCCACAACCGAACCGAACCAAAATATTTATCcataaccgaaccgaccgaattaatttttataaccGTTGAAAATCGAACCAAATtaaaatcggttaattcggttaccGATTAGTTAAAAATTTgtgatttaactttaattatatatataatttttcttgAACACTACAGTCTacacaaatgcataaaaatataaaataacacacatcacaaatgtataagttttgtttgaatacaataatacatgttttgttttcataaaataacataacatGGGCGGACATCGTCTCGATCGGTGACGAGAGATGGGTGGGCGACGGATGAAGTCGAGAGTGGATAATAGAGAAGTGAGAACGAGAAAGCAAGTAGTTTAAAATTAGATTAGAATTAgggttgattttaaaattaaaaatttaaatatatataaaaattgataaataataaaaatttattaaataatactatttattatatcggttaacagatttcaaaattttgaaaaccgtaaccgaaccgaattaaccgatataaccgaatttttttaatttgaaaaccgAATTTCCGAAATAACCGAATTTTCGAATTGGCTCGGTTcggtcggttaattcggtttaacCGAAATCTTGCTCACACCTATTCATTGAGATAGGCTTGCAtcggacaaattcatactctttacctacctta from the Primulina tabacum isolate GXHZ01 chromosome 8, ASM2559414v2, whole genome shotgun sequence genome contains:
- the LOC142553685 gene encoding uncharacterized protein LOC142553685, which codes for MAFHVACPITCRKICFCALGFPRRLQSEKGKIEFLQEVAGVEQFLKDPWLIKAREDATIQVMVPKVVGSSVPATQPPQLPAAMGVGGGDSGEEVAAASAQVKRVALQKQATAASLVAEDYARRFESGDLMTSMKHASGEEQGQSNVKVMCRLCFNGENEGGERARKMLSCKTCGKKYHRSCIKSWSQNRDLFHWSSWSCPSCRICEVCRRTGDPNKFMFCKRCDGAYHCYCQQPPHKNVGHGPYLCPKHTKCHSCGSSVPGNGLSVRWFLGYTCCDACGRLFVKGNYCPVCLKVYRDSESTPMVCCDICQRWVHCPCDGISDAKYMQFQVDGHLQYVCPTCRGECSQIRNLEEAVQELWRRRDEADKNMIASSRADAGLPTQEEIFDISPFSDDEDSGSVVLKNENCRSLKFSLKGIGDSSPRKKKEHGKKISNKKYGKKEGNETFFVIGTDASQRFERHQDGQLFGRRTGDNYNEEMQFSGEPAAGDKAAGICSVNEAAVPNHKYIDEVTEANRKKALRTIKIKSNQSHGDREGIGNNSNVSKTAQGPKLVIHLGGRSRNTSSPPGSEVSNVKKEEVLTSPYVGTEDIIQQKHHEYINSPDNAVESGDKKGHISHTDQMKGSKLREKEGNLIKIKNTNSKASDVSSKLAGGKFSHEDEPVSLKNAHSVVGKRSTEDGASTRSGSDVLVSQRNKYSSMKYAEDRPTVSGDLDDGNSSIPSNSEASANDHKPFLKFKIPNNSNKGNQNVPDNLNQGLSRKERSDWRVHVGQMVIRTPSPLPLPGKEEITYRRGQRSKRRRPVPGDEDTSQWHEDNTMKEFTDANWVLQKLGKDAAGKRVEIHQPSNDSWHRGTVLEVLEGTSTVSIALDDGKPKNFELGKQGIRFVSQKQKR